From Chloroflexaceae bacterium:
GCCGGGCGTCTCCGCCCCGCCCGGTTCCTCTGCGACCGCCGCCGTTACCGGCGGCCCGGATGCAGCAGCCTCCGCTCGCGGCGCCGCACTCGCCTCGATAGCGCCCAGCACGTCGCCGATCGCCACCGTCGCGCCCTCTTCCTTCAGGATAGCCGTCACTACGCCGGCGTGATCCGCCGCCACCTCCAGGTTCACCTTGTCGGTCTCCAGCTCAACCACCGGTTCGCCCGCAGCGACCGTCTCGCCGACCCGTTTCAACCAGCGAGCCACCGTCGCTTCGACGATTGACTCGCCCAGCGAAGGGACTTTAATCTCGTAGGCCATGGCCTGTTTCTCTCCGGCGCCAGTGCTACGACAACACGTTTTCTTTGTAGTCCTGGCGGTCAGAATTCGGTTCAATGCTCGCACCTCAGCATCAGGCGCGTTTCGAACGATCTCCGCAATCTGGTCTGCGCCTCTACATCTCCACACCCTGGCTACCCTGCGCTTTCACTGATAGCGGTCGCCGCTACCGGCGCCCCGCGCGCCGCTTCGCGCAGAATGCGCTGCTGCTCGACCACGTGTGCACTGTGAATGCCCTCGGCCGGTGAGGCTGACTCCGGGCGGCCCACGTAGCGCAGCGGGAGCGTTGGGGGCAGCAATGCCCGCAGCTTCGGCGCAATGTAGCTCCATGCGCCCATGTTCTGCGGCTCCTCCTGCAGCCAGACCACCTCCTGCACCTGCGGGTAGCGCTCCAGCGCCGACTTGAGCTGCTCCTCGGGAAACGGGTAGAGCATCTCGACCCGAAGCACGTCTATGCTGCCGCGGGCCTGCTCAAACTCGGCCGAGGAGAGCAGATCAATCGCCACCTTGCCGCTACACAGGATGAGGCGCGTCACCTCGGCGGGGTCGGGGGCCTCCGTACCCAGCCCCAGCACTGGCTGAAACTGGGTCTGCGTCAGATCGTTCAACGAGGACGCGGCAAGCGGGTGGCGCAGCAGGCTCTTGGGCGTCATCACCACCAGGGGTCGGGGATGCACCGGCAGGGCCGCGGCCTGGTAGCGCAGGAGGTGGAAGTACTGCGCCGCCGTCGTCGGATTCGCCACCCGGATGTTGTCGGTGGCGCAGAGTTGCAGGAACCGCTCCAGACGCGCCGAGGAGTGCTCCGGTCCCTGCCCCTCGTAGCCGTGCGGCAGCAGCAGTACCAGCGCCGGGTCCACTGACCACTTGGCGCGCCCGGAAACGATGAACTGGTCAATGATCACCTGGGCGCCGTTAGCGAAATCGCCGAACTGGGCCTCCCAGATTACCAGCGTGCCGGGAGCGTGGGTGCTGTACCCATACTCGAAACCCAGCACGGCCGCCTCGGAGAGAGGGCTGTTGTACACCGCGAATGAGGCTCGCGCCTGGGGAATATGATGCAGAGGAATGAAGCGCTCCCCCGTGACCACATCGTGCAGCACCAGGTGCCGCTGGCTGAACGTGCCCCGCTCGGTATCCTGCCCGGACATGCGGATCGGCGTGCCATCGGCCAGAATGGCGGCAAAGGCCAGAATCTCGGCGTGGGCCCAGTCAATGCCGCCTTCGTCGTGGATGCTCTGGCGCCGCCGCTGCAGCATGCGCTCCAGCTTCGGATGCACCGTAAAGTCTTCGGGCCGCTCGAGCAGCGCCTCGTTGAGTTCCAGCAGCTTCTGGCGCGAGATGGGCTTGGCGAAGACCTTGTTGCGCATCTGGTTCACCACCGGCGGAGTCGGGGGCTGTGGCGGAGCGGCGGCCGCCAGACGCTGCCGCTCGCGCACCATGTCGAAGGCGTGTTGCAGCTTCGTCATCACCGCCTCGACCCGCGCCTCGGCCTCTTCGTGGGTGATCAGGCCCCGGCGCTCCAGTTCCTGGGCCCACAGGGTGCGCACCGTCGGGTGGTTGCGGATCTTTTCGTACATGCGCGGCTGCGTGAACTCCGGCTCGTCGCCCTCGTTGTGTCCCCAGCGCCGGTAGCCCACCAGGTCAATCACGAAATCCTTCTGGAACTTCTCGCGATAGGCCCAGGCCATGCGCGCCACTGCGATGCAAGCTTCCACGTGGTCGGCATTCACGTGCACCACCGGCATCTCGAAGCCGCGGGCCAGATCGCTGGCGTAGAGGGTCGAGCGCGAGTCGCGCGCGTCGGTGGTGAAGCCGATCTGATTATTCAAGATAATATGGATCGCCCCTCCCACCCGATAACCGGCCAGGCCCGACAGGTTCAGCGTCTCGGCGACGATGCCCTGGCCGGGGAAGGCCGCATCGCCGTGGATGATGATCGCCAGGGCCTCTTTCTCATCTTCGTAGGGGAAGCCGGGGCGCGTGCGCTTCTCCTGCGCCGCCCGCGTGCGCCCCAGGATCACCGGGTTGACGAACTCCAGGTGGCTGGGGTTGGGCGCCAGGGTGATCGGCATCTCTCGGATGCCGCTCTCACGGTACGCCTTGCGCGCCCCGAGGTGGTACTTCACGTCGCCCGTCCATCCCAGATAGGTGTCCTTGGAGTAATCGGGAGTCTGAAACTCGCTTAGAATGGAGAGGTATGGCTTGCCAAGAATATGGGCCAGCACGTTAAGCCGCCCGCGATGGGCCATGCCGATCACCACTTCCCGCGTGCCGGCCACCGCCGCGTTGCGAATGATCGCGTCAATCATCGGCACCAGCATGTCGCAGCCTTCGATGGAGAAGCGCTTCTGGCCGGGGAAGGTCTTGTGCAGGAAGCGCTCGAAGGTCTCCACCTCGGTCAGGCGATCGAGCAGTTCGCGCTGCCGGTCGGCATCCATGCCGCCAAAGAAGCGCCGGCTCTCGGCGCACTCGCGGATCCAGGCGCGCTCTTCGTAGTTCTGGATCTGGTCGGTCTCGTAGCCGATCGGGCCGGAGTAAATCTGCCGCAGCTTTTCGACCCCCTCGGCGGCGTTGGCCGACTCGGCGGCGAGCGGCCCGCGCACGATATGCGCCGGGAGCGCCGCCAGGTCGGCTACGGTAACCCCGTGGGTCGCCAGTTCCAGCCCCGGGTCGCCGGGCGGATCGCTGCCCAGGGGATCGATCCGCGCCGCCAGGTGCCCCAGCTCGCGAATGTAGCGGATCAGCCGCGCCGCGCCGACGATCCGCGTCACATCGAGTTGCGTTTGCCCCGAAGCCGCCAGTTCCGCGTCCGGCGGGCCGTACTGGCGGAAAAAGGCCCGCGTTGCTTCGTCCACCGCGGCCGGGTTGGCCGTGTACCGCTCGTATAGCTCCACCAGGTAACCGGCGTTGGGCCCGTGGAATTGCCGCAAGTTCATAAGGTGTTTTCTCGCGTTCATGCTGCTAGATATTTGCGCCCGGCGCCTCTGCCGCGCGCCGCCAACTCGGAGGTATTGTACCACGCCTCGAACCGGAGCTTTGTGGTGTCGGTCACAAATAATTGTTGGGATGGGCGGATTGACGGGGCCTGGCCTTGCGCGCCAGGGGGTTGGCGCAGAGCCGACCCCGCGGGCCGGCTTT
This genomic window contains:
- a CDS encoding 2-oxoglutarate dehydrogenase E1 component; the encoded protein is MNLRQFHGPNAGYLVELYERYTANPAAVDEATRAFFRQYGPPDAELAASGQTQLDVTRIVGAARLIRYIRELGHLAARIDPLGSDPPGDPGLELATHGVTVADLAALPAHIVRGPLAAESANAAEGVEKLRQIYSGPIGYETDQIQNYEERAWIRECAESRRFFGGMDADRQRELLDRLTEVETFERFLHKTFPGQKRFSIEGCDMLVPMIDAIIRNAAVAGTREVVIGMAHRGRLNVLAHILGKPYLSILSEFQTPDYSKDTYLGWTGDVKYHLGARKAYRESGIREMPITLAPNPSHLEFVNPVILGRTRAAQEKRTRPGFPYEDEKEALAIIIHGDAAFPGQGIVAETLNLSGLAGYRVGGAIHIILNNQIGFTTDARDSRSTLYASDLARGFEMPVVHVNADHVEACIAVARMAWAYREKFQKDFVIDLVGYRRWGHNEGDEPEFTQPRMYEKIRNHPTVRTLWAQELERRGLITHEEAEARVEAVMTKLQHAFDMVRERQRLAAAAPPQPPTPPVVNQMRNKVFAKPISRQKLLELNEALLERPEDFTVHPKLERMLQRRRQSIHDEGGIDWAHAEILAFAAILADGTPIRMSGQDTERGTFSQRHLVLHDVVTGERFIPLHHIPQARASFAVYNSPLSEAAVLGFEYGYSTHAPGTLVIWEAQFGDFANGAQVIIDQFIVSGRAKWSVDPALVLLLPHGYEGQGPEHSSARLERFLQLCATDNIRVANPTTAAQYFHLLRYQAAALPVHPRPLVVMTPKSLLRHPLAASSLNDLTQTQFQPVLGLGTEAPDPAEVTRLILCSGKVAIDLLSSAEFEQARGSIDVLRVEMLYPFPEEQLKSALERYPQVQEVVWLQEEPQNMGAWSYIAPKLRALLPPTLPLRYVGRPESASPAEGIHSAHVVEQQRILREAARGAPVAATAISESAG